GTAATGTATGGTGTAAAGAAGGCGATCAAAAAGCCCCATATCCAATTCGCGGCTGTGGCGATAGCCATGCCCTTGGCTTTGACTCTTAATGGGAAAGTCTCCGAAACAATGACATACGCAATTGGGGCCCAGGTAGTTGCAAAGAAGAAAATGTAGAGGCAGGTAAAAACAATCATAGCATTGCCTGCCGGTCTGGAAGAAGGCTGATCGGGTCCATTGGGCCATAGTCTTGTCACACCAACGGAGGCAAAAATAACCATACAAACGGCCATTGCCGCGGCACCGTAGAGCAAACATTTCCTCCTGCCAAATCTATCGACAGTGTACATTGCCACAAAGGTGGAACCAAAGTTTACGGCACCTAAAATGATGGATGTCTTGAACGCATCCTCCAAACCGACGGAATCAAAAATCGTGGTACCGTAGTAGAAGAAATAATTGTTACCTGTAAGTTGTTGTAACGACTGTATCATAGCACCCATGATCACTCGTTGGAGAATCTTGGTGCGGACGGTGAATAATTCACCCCAGGAAGCGGAACCTGCCATTCTTTCTAACTCCACACCAGCTTGGATGTTATTGACTTCTGCCAGAATAGCCGGATCATCTACCGGAACTTTATTTGATGTTGCTAGAGATCTTTTAGCCTCTTCAATTTTATCTTTTTCGATCAAATAACGAGGGGATTCTGGCACGAACGCCATACCAGTAATCATGAATATAGCCCACAAAAAGCAGAGCCCCAAAGGAATCCGCCATTGCCTTGAGTCATCGTATCTGCTTTTCGTACCGTAGTTCGCGCAATAGCCTAATAATATACCGGCCGTAATCATTAACTGGTAACATGAAACTAGTGTCCCTCTCAAATGTTTTGGCGATGTCTCTGAAATCAACATAGGCGACAACACAGCAATACCACCAACACCTAGACCAGAGATGACTCTGCCAATACAGTATTGATACCATTTAGTGTTGGATGAAATTTGAATAATTATACCAACCACATAAATGAGACTAACGATCATCAAGCCAATGCGGCGTCCATACATATCGCCCAACCTGGATAGAATGATACCGCCAACTGCGCAGCCAATATTAAAGATCGCAACAATAAGACCAACTCTGGCATTGGACCAGTAGTATCCGCCTTCATCATTCACTTGGGCAAAACGCCGCCTAAAGTCTGTCTGATTGACAAAACCAGAAATGGTACCGGTATCCCAGCCAAAAATAAAGCCACCAAATGCAACAAATACACAGAGCAAACAAACTGTAATGTATGCCGTAGCCGGTTTTGTTGGTATGTCGACTGTTTCTTCCATCAAATACTTCTTTTGCGATGCCGCGGATACCTCTGTACCCACGGACCGCATATCACTGTGTAAAACCTGACGGCTCATTGAGAAGGCGACTGCGTCTAAAATATGATAGAAACAGTTTCCTCGACACTGCAAACTGATGACCGGTGAACAGTTGGAAAGAGGGTTAATCTATCTCATCTATCCTTATATACTGTAGATGTTGTTAGGTTTCGTCAACCCCTGGTAGAATTTCGTTTCTTACCATCCGGTAAAGCCATGGTATTGCAAAATTACATACACGGTGAAAAAGTTGAACACTTCGGAGTTATCATAGATTTTAGACAGTTTTTCAGTTTATTGCCAATCTAAGTACATGCCACATTTTTATGCATAAACAGACATATACCTAACGATGTCTACAGGTCTCTTCTGGATAAAATACGCTATTCTATAAAAGAAATTAGGTTGCGCTATTGtcttagaggcgttcaaAGTTTCTGAAAATTAAACCGGAAGAAAGTGACAGAAAATAGTGAAGAAAATCCCGTTGAGATTTCTAGGGAGGGTAACGTCTCTGTCACGAGGGAACACAGAAGCCAGGAAGCTGGCAGGAGTTTGGTGGTTCAGCCGCACGTCAGGTAAGTGACTGATCTTTGGCATCGCCTTGGCAGGAGTGCGAGATTAAAGTATGTAAAATGGTAGTACATGCCTATCTAAGGGATCCAGTTACATTCTGTCAACTGGCGTCAACCCCAACAACCGCATACCGTTGTTCAGCACCTGTCTGCAGGAGGCGTAAAGCGCAAGACGAGCAGTGGCGACCTCTGGGGCTTGGCCTGCGACCCATAAGATATCGTAGCAAGAAGAAACCTGGTGAGTTAACTTGAAAAGGTAAGTAACGATGGTGGCAGGCTCATGCGTCTTTAAAGCGTTTCTCAATACATCAGGATATTGTGCCAATAGCCGCACCAAAGTGACAGCGGCAGCTTCGGTGAGTACCGAGAAGTCAGCTGTTACCCACTTTTCCGGAGTGATCTCAGATGCGTTTCTTTCGACAGAGCGCAGTCTAGAATGAGCATATTGTAGATAAGGACCGGTATCACCTTCGAAGGACAACATTCTCTCCCACTTGAACTCGTAGTTGTTGATTCTCTTCGCCTGCATGTCCTGGATCATAACAGCAGAAATACCAACCAAGTCTGCTACCTCGTCTGGGTTCTCCACTTGCGCGTACTTCACCTCGTTCTTCCTCATGACTTCATGCATTTTCTCTTTCGTCTCCTCAAGGATGTTGTCCAAGAATACCACAGTGCCCTTTCTGGTAGACATGCCTTGCACCATACCAAAGTTTACATGATGTAGGTTCTCAGCCCACTTGTGGCCCATTTGCTTTAGAATTTCAAAGAACTGGGCGGTATGCAAGTCCTGTTGGCAAGCAATAACATAGATCATCTTGTCGAACTTGTATTTTTCATAACGGTCCATAGCAGCGCCCACGTCACGAGTTAGATATAGTGTGGTACCATCAGACTTCTGCACAATGGTTTTGCCAAGCTTCTTGTTAAATTTAGTTAGGTCAATGAGAATGGCGCCCTTGTCCTCGTGGGTCAACCCCTTCTCCTGGAATAGCTTCAGGGCGTTTTCCATCGACTCCTTTTTTACCTGGGACTCGCCAGAGTACACATCGTATTGGATGTTCAGTCTGGCGTAGGTGTCGATGTACTTTTGAATCGAAAGTTCACGGAATTTTTGCCAGATTTTCAAGGCCTCTGGGTCACCATCTTCCATTTTCTTGAAATAAGCACGGGCCCTTCCATTCGTTGATTCCTCAAGTGGCAAGGAATCTCCCTCCTGTTCGATGTCCTTGTTGACACGGACATACACATCGAACAAATGGTTAATTGGGTCTTTCTCGAGAGCCTCCTCGCTCCCGTATTTTTCAAAACCAACGGCTAGCAACCCGAACTGCTTACCCCAGTCGCCCAGATAATTCATTCTAATCACCTCCCAGCCCATCTTCTCATAAAGGTTGGAGAGAAACCCACCAATGATAGTGGAACGCAGGTGGCCGGCGTGGAACGGCTTAGCGATATTAGGAGACGAGAACTCAATTATGACCTTCTTGTTCTCCACCAACTTGCAGGAGCCGTAATCCTCCT
This is a stretch of genomic DNA from Eremothecium gossypii ATCC 10895 chromosome VI, complete sequence. It encodes these proteins:
- a CDS encoding arginine--tRNA ligase (Syntenic homolog of Saccharomyces cerevisiae YDR341C and YHR091C (MSR1)), which gives rise to MLSGISAAYSISSLISSRRIFPAALRFTVTRVHSFRQHINIKMPGDTISQQLAKLSIQAPTKMAGSHPEANVVDLIRNYITDELSRISGVAGPLIYEALEWTNTLERGDLLIPVPRLRIKGSNPKDLAAEWAVAFPCGEYLDRVEANGSFIQFFFKPQFLFNVVVPDVLTRKEDYGSCKLVENKKVIIEFSSPNIAKPFHAGHLRSTIIGGFLSNLYEKMGWEVIRMNYLGDWGKQFGLLAVGFEKYGSEEALEKDPINHLFDVYVRVNKDIEQEGDSLPLEESTNGRARAYFKKMEDGDPEALKIWQKFRELSIQKYIDTYARLNIQYDVYSGESQVKKESMENALKLFQEKGLTHEDKGAILIDLTKFNKKLGKTIVQKSDGTTLYLTRDVGAAMDRYEKYKFDKMIYVIACQQDLHTAQFFEILKQMGHKWAENLHHVNFGMVQGMSTRKGTVVFLDNILEETKEKMHEVMRKNEVKYAQVENPDEVADLVGISAVMIQDMQAKRINNYEFKWERMLSFEGDTGPYLQYAHSRLRSVERNASEITPEKWVTADFSVLTEAAAVTLVRLLAQYPDVLRNALKTHEPATIVTYLFKLTHQVSSCYDILWVAGQAPEVATARLALYASCRQVLNNGMRLLGLTPVDRM
- a CDS encoding sugar porter family MFS transporter (Syntenic homolog of Saccharomyces cerevisiae YDR343C (HXT6), YDR342C (HXT7) and YHR092C (HXT4)); the protein is MSRQVLHSDMRSVGTEVSAASQKKYLMEETVDIPTKPATAYITVCLLCVFVAFGGFIFGWDTGTISGFVNQTDFRRRFAQVNDEGGYYWSNARVGLIVAIFNIGCAVGGIILSRLGDMYGRRIGLMIVSLIYVVGIIIQISSNTKWYQYCIGRVISGLGVGGIAVLSPMLISETSPKHLRGTLVSCYQLMITAGILLGYCANYGTKSRYDDSRQWRIPLGLCFLWAIFMITGMAFVPESPRYLIEKDKIEEAKRSLATSNKVPVDDPAILAEVNNIQAGVELERMAGSASWGELFTVRTKILQRVIMGAMIQSLQQLTGNNYFFYYGTTIFDSVGLEDAFKTSIILGAVNFGSTFVAMYTVDRFGRRKCLLYGAAAMAVCMVIFASVGVTRLWPNGPDQPSSRPAGNAMIVFTCLYIFFFATTWAPIAYVIVSETFPLRVKAKGMAIATAANWIWGFLIAFFTPYITNAIRFYYGYVFMGCLIFAFFYIFFFVPETKGLTLEEVEEMWQEGVVPWRSESWVPSARRHAPYSSDKQAAGI